In Providencia zhijiangensis, a single window of DNA contains:
- the sctC gene encoding type III secretion system outer membrane ring subunit SctC, whose protein sequence is MSSKKLMVVFISLFLLSVNINTAQSEMMIAEPVTQERSADTFVANNIVVGKVFDAVAEQINKPIILSKLASQKKVTGNFNLANADEMFKALTRRIALVWYDDGASIYVYDNSEMRSLIIPTHKVSSQQVISYIQRNGIYDARFPVRSQGGDTMLFVSGPPLYVELIKGAALYLGEQLKQEEKTSGNVAVIPLKHASVSDRSYSLRGQSITVPGMLSVISSLFKSGGSSVEETLEILPAKLNTDGDEIDALMDAPIGGARPENRQVTVRRGGASNSTFSLVAHPDSNSLIVKGRPEQIRYVRDLIKTLDNRRRQVELSLWIIDITRSELDNLGVNWEVGSFKVGGGSVSFNRSTLPDSSKFLVQIDALSKNGNSQIVSRPVLLTQENVPALFDNNTSFYAKLQGERTATLESVTYGTMISVMPRISAGQSVEMEVNIEDGAENRDSSGKTSSVEGLPTVNRTSINTVARITKDSSLLIGGYTRDQYIENESKIPLLGDIPWVGGLFRHSSTNQQKMVRIFLIQPRLLDENEVWDGRQFSEKTRITQKDSQLHGTVQFLQQYMRDSWQ, encoded by the coding sequence ATGAGCAGTAAAAAATTAATGGTGGTTTTTATTTCGCTGTTTTTACTGAGTGTAAATATCAATACCGCTCAATCAGAAATGATGATTGCAGAGCCGGTGACACAAGAAAGAAGTGCAGACACGTTTGTGGCGAATAATATCGTGGTAGGTAAAGTGTTTGATGCGGTAGCTGAACAAATTAACAAGCCGATTATTTTAAGTAAATTGGCATCCCAGAAAAAAGTGACGGGAAATTTTAACCTCGCGAATGCCGATGAAATGTTTAAAGCCTTAACGCGTCGTATCGCGTTAGTCTGGTATGACGATGGCGCAAGCATTTATGTCTATGATAATAGTGAAATGCGCAGTTTGATTATCCCGACCCACAAAGTCAGTAGCCAACAAGTTATCAGCTATATCCAACGTAATGGCATCTATGATGCGCGCTTTCCGGTGCGTTCCCAAGGTGGCGACACCATGTTATTTGTGTCGGGGCCACCGCTCTATGTTGAGTTGATTAAAGGCGCTGCGCTGTATCTTGGCGAGCAACTTAAACAAGAAGAAAAAACCAGTGGTAATGTTGCTGTGATCCCGCTGAAACATGCCTCTGTAAGCGATCGAAGCTATTCATTGCGAGGTCAATCGATCACAGTGCCTGGCATGTTATCGGTGATCAGCTCCCTGTTTAAAAGTGGGGGCAGCAGCGTTGAAGAAACCCTCGAAATTTTACCTGCAAAGCTCAATACCGATGGGGATGAAATTGATGCCTTAATGGATGCGCCAATTGGTGGCGCTCGTCCTGAAAATCGCCAAGTTACCGTCAGACGTGGTGGCGCATCAAATAGCACATTTTCTCTGGTTGCTCATCCTGATAGCAACAGCCTGATTGTGAAAGGCCGCCCCGAGCAGATCCGCTATGTTCGTGATTTGATTAAAACATTAGATAACCGCCGCCGCCAAGTGGAACTCTCCTTGTGGATCATCGATATCACACGCTCTGAATTGGACAATTTAGGGGTGAACTGGGAAGTTGGCTCATTTAAGGTGGGTGGTGGCTCTGTTTCTTTCAACCGAAGCACCTTACCCGATAGCAGCAAGTTTTTAGTGCAAATTGATGCCCTAAGCAAGAATGGTAATAGCCAAATTGTCTCGCGCCCAGTGTTGTTGACCCAAGAAAATGTTCCTGCACTGTTTGATAACAACACCAGCTTCTATGCCAAGTTACAAGGTGAACGTACTGCAACCCTCGAATCTGTCACTTATGGCACGATGATCAGCGTCATGCCACGCATTTCAGCCGGCCAAAGTGTCGAAATGGAAGTGAATATCGAAGACGGTGCAGAGAACCGCGATAGCAGTGGTAAAACGTCCAGCGTTGAAGGGCTTCCAACGGTTAACCGCACCAGTATTAATACAGTGGCACGTATCACCAAAGATAGCAGCCTGTTAATCGGTGGGTATACCCGCGACCAATATATTGAAAATGAAAGCAAAATTCCTCTTCTTGGCGATATTCCTTGGGTTGGCGGCTTATTCCGTCATAGCTCAACCAATCAACAAAAAATGGTGCGGATCTTTTTAATTCAGCCGCGTTTATTGGATGAAAACGAAGTGTGGGATGGACGACAATTTTCCGAGAAAACCCGTATTACACAAAAAGATAGCCAACTGCATGGAACCGTACAGTTCCTCCAGCAATACATGAGGGATTCATGGCAATAA
- the sctW gene encoding type III secretion system gatekeeper subunit SctW, translating into MAITPLSYSNRMLLNVQDKSRTATKSSDDSDEAARGAGVIDSSSEYASMAMLAASHIRRGGSKKEQEEEWMRFAERILENNADEKVLRIEGVLNRQLMTPQQLRAFLLQFFSDPSDLLMVLAALNNRKKLKQEQIDHLQELERLLLTEDTNRTAQAGANIALIAKVFAQTLRESAGNLRTLYREFIGYDGPVVYLYEQWVEEMELAQRENMMRYLARALACDLQALPLGDLNISEFGSFFTRIGRLRELQSLDRAFSQQFLQSSLFRQQVQLSQNHLQQSQLEKVLSQLFTSGIRNQESFNDKLLNFIQAQLSAMTTDLRARFVQLLIIAFSIIPVAIFHSLEARDELLDQLKIQMDQLLAQEQRLRRQP; encoded by the coding sequence ATGGCAATAACCCCGCTGAGCTACAGCAACCGTATGCTATTGAATGTGCAAGACAAGAGTCGTACAGCCACGAAAAGCAGTGATGACTCTGATGAAGCTGCACGCGGTGCGGGGGTAATTGATAGTTCCAGCGAATACGCTTCGATGGCGATGCTGGCCGCGAGCCATATTCGTCGAGGCGGCTCGAAAAAGGAACAAGAAGAGGAGTGGATGCGCTTTGCTGAGCGCATCTTAGAAAATAATGCGGACGAAAAAGTGTTGAGGATTGAAGGCGTACTTAATCGTCAGTTGATGACACCTCAGCAGTTACGAGCCTTTTTATTGCAGTTTTTCTCTGATCCTAGCGATTTACTAATGGTGCTTGCCGCGCTGAACAACCGTAAAAAACTCAAGCAGGAGCAGATTGACCATTTGCAAGAGCTAGAGCGATTACTGCTAACGGAAGATACCAACCGTACGGCGCAGGCAGGCGCAAATATTGCGCTAATCGCAAAAGTGTTTGCCCAAACTTTGCGTGAAAGTGCGGGGAACTTACGCACCTTATACCGCGAATTTATCGGCTATGACGGCCCAGTGGTCTACTTATATGAACAATGGGTGGAAGAAATGGAACTGGCTCAGCGGGAAAACATGATGCGTTATCTCGCAAGAGCCTTGGCATGTGATTTACAAGCACTGCCGTTGGGAGATCTCAATATCAGTGAGTTTGGCAGCTTCTTCACGCGAATTGGTCGTCTGCGTGAGTTGCAGTCACTAGACCGGGCATTTAGTCAGCAATTTCTCCAATCGAGTCTGTTTCGCCAGCAAGTGCAGTTGTCGCAAAACCACTTGCAGCAGAGCCAGTTGGAGAAGGTGCTAAGCCAGCTATTTACCAGTGGGATCCGTAACCAAGAAAGCTTTAATGACAAGCTTTTGAACTTCATTCAGGCGCAATTAAGTGCCATGACCACAGATCTACGCGCCCGCTTTGTTCAGCTTTTGATTATTGCGTTTTCAATTATCCCCGTTGCCATTTTTCACTCATTGGAAGCGCGTGATGAATTACTCGACCAATTAAAAATACAGATGGATCAACTGTTGGCGCAAGAACAACGCTTACGTCGACAACCCTAA
- a CDS encoding EscV/YscV/HrcV family type III secretion system export apparatus protein — protein sequence MKNLTGFLLQIRNRPELMVLVIMVMVIAMLIIPLPTVLVDLLIALNIMISVLIFMSSFYITRVLNFQSFPSILLISTLFRLALSISTSRLILLEADAGDIIDTFGQFVIQDNLVVGMVVFAIVTIVQFIVITKGSERIAEVAARFSLDAMPGKQMSIDADLRAGVIDEATVKIKRGELEKESQLFGSFDGAMKFIKGDAIAGIVIIFVNLIGGISVGTAQQGMDLSTALNTFTLLTIGDGLVAQIPALLISISAGFIVTRVGGNDKNLGENIVSELFDNDFTILITACIVLFMGFLPGFPTAIFLFLAALLMGLFATRYFKKRQAQRKELQLGEENLQTEATEGETQRANDDFDDEYIPETLPVIISVNQQYKQHLEDNNFLSRMKKDVFIRYGYRIPDIAINYSPIVPENKIVVLINEVKAGEYDVYFHGQRLLTANDELEYLGMKLIKYTDEYGSVSTWFDNQYSENVEQLGLFVRDDVTEMIDCVSTLLLRHINEFFGIQETKNLLDDLERKYPELLKECYRHATVQKVTEVFQRLLMEKISVRNMKLIIETLVQWVPKEKDSMMLVEHIRSSMARYISSRFSVEGRLNVLMVNAELEDTIRQGIRQSSGGVYLHLEPEKSNELIQAAEVALENSYLSVRDINVLVPVDIRRFVKKILEGRFPELEVLSFNEVSEMVKVNVIKTI from the coding sequence ATGAAAAACTTAACCGGATTTTTACTGCAGATCCGTAATCGCCCTGAGCTGATGGTGCTAGTCATCATGGTGATGGTTATTGCGATGCTGATTATTCCGTTACCTACCGTCTTGGTCGATTTATTGATTGCACTGAACATTATGATTTCGGTGCTGATATTTATGAGCTCGTTTTATATTACGCGCGTCCTTAACTTCCAATCCTTCCCGTCTATTTTGCTGATTAGCACGTTATTTAGATTGGCACTATCTATCAGTACCAGCCGACTTATCCTGCTTGAAGCGGATGCTGGCGATATTATCGATACCTTCGGTCAGTTCGTTATTCAGGACAATTTAGTGGTGGGAATGGTGGTCTTCGCTATCGTAACTATCGTGCAATTTATTGTTATCACCAAAGGTTCAGAACGTATTGCTGAAGTAGCTGCTCGCTTCTCCTTGGATGCTATGCCCGGAAAACAGATGAGTATCGATGCGGATTTACGCGCTGGGGTTATTGATGAAGCGACGGTAAAAATTAAACGTGGCGAGCTGGAAAAAGAGAGTCAATTATTCGGTTCTTTTGACGGTGCGATGAAGTTTATCAAAGGGGATGCCATTGCCGGTATTGTGATTATTTTCGTCAACTTAATCGGCGGAATATCCGTGGGTACGGCTCAGCAAGGGATGGATCTCTCCACGGCATTAAACACCTTCACGTTATTAACCATCGGTGATGGGTTGGTCGCGCAAATACCCGCGTTGCTTATCTCTATCAGTGCGGGCTTTATTGTGACCCGCGTGGGCGGCAATGATAAAAACTTAGGCGAAAACATTGTTTCTGAACTTTTTGACAATGATTTCACCATCCTGATCACAGCATGCATCGTGCTATTTATGGGTTTTTTACCCGGATTCCCAACCGCTATTTTCTTGTTCCTTGCCGCATTATTGATGGGATTATTTGCGACCCGCTATTTTAAAAAACGCCAAGCACAGCGAAAAGAGCTGCAATTAGGTGAAGAAAATCTGCAAACCGAAGCCACTGAAGGGGAAACTCAACGCGCGAATGATGACTTCGACGATGAATATATTCCAGAAACCTTACCGGTCATTATCTCGGTTAATCAACAATATAAGCAGCACCTAGAAGATAATAATTTTCTATCTCGCATGAAAAAAGATGTGTTTATTCGCTATGGATACCGCATCCCAGATATTGCCATTAACTATTCACCTATCGTGCCAGAAAACAAAATTGTGGTGTTGATAAACGAAGTAAAAGCGGGTGAATACGACGTCTATTTTCATGGTCAGCGCTTACTGACGGCGAATGATGAGCTGGAATACCTTGGTATGAAACTCATCAAATATACCGATGAATATGGTTCAGTCAGTACTTGGTTTGACAACCAATACAGCGAAAATGTAGAGCAGCTCGGTTTATTCGTGCGCGATGACGTGACAGAAATGATTGATTGCGTCAGTACGTTGTTATTACGCCACATCAATGAATTCTTCGGGATCCAAGAAACTAAAAATTTACTGGATGATCTTGAAAGAAAATATCCCGAATTACTGAAAGAATGTTATCGACACGCCACCGTACAAAAAGTCACGGAAGTTTTCCAACGTCTATTAATGGAAAAAATTTCGGTGCGCAATATGAAATTAATTATTGAAACTTTAGTGCAATGGGTGCCCAAAGAGAAAGACAGCATGATGCTGGTAGAACATATTCGCAGCTCCATGGCGCGTTATATCTCATCCCGTTTCTCGGTGGAAGGGCGTTTGAATGTCTTAATGGTGAATGCCGAACTTGAAGACACCATTCGCCAAGGTATCCGCCAATCATCCGGTGGCGTTTATCTACATTTAGAACCTGAAAAAAGCAACGAACTTATTCAAGCTGCTGAAGTGGCATTAGAAAACAGTTACTTATCTGTTAGGGATATCAATGTATTGGTACCTGTGGATATCCGCAGGTTTGTGAAAAAAATCTTAGAAGGTCGTTTCCCTGAACTTGAGGTGCTCTCATTTAATGAGGTTTCCGAAATGGTGAAGGTCAACGTTATTAAAACGATATAA
- a CDS encoding CesT family type III secretion system chaperone: protein MKYRFVEKLNEFLNSMGRSDLINPQLDCHSNIQLEMDDAPAINIDLSSDDLIIWCNLMECNYSRLDASSASLLKDILEYVPRNFHAGQPALNLIENNLVLSAVLKATSLDNMQLFADSFDEFFERATELRLQLS from the coding sequence ATGAAATACCGTTTTGTCGAGAAATTGAATGAATTTTTAAATTCTATGGGGCGTAGTGATTTAATTAATCCGCAGCTTGATTGCCATTCCAATATTCAACTCGAAATGGATGATGCACCTGCGATTAATATCGATTTGTCATCCGATGATTTAATTATTTGGTGCAACTTAATGGAATGCAATTACAGCCGACTCGATGCATCCAGCGCTTCATTATTAAAAGACATTTTAGAGTATGTCCCGCGTAATTTTCACGCGGGACAACCTGCACTGAATCTCATCGAAAACAACTTGGTGCTATCGGCAGTATTAAAGGCGACTTCATTGGATAACATGCAATTATTTGCAGACTCTTTTGACGAATTTTTTGAGCGCGCCACCGAATTGCGTCTGCAATTATCGTAA
- the sctN gene encoding type III secretion system ATPase SctN: MKIFDVCAHPVRIHGCLIEAPLNGVFIGEICFIEQSLAQPKIIAKAQVIGFKEGLTVLSLIGRAQGFTREVVIRPSGYPFVFQMGEHLVGNIFNAAGELEGALSQKNSEITQLKTKLQRIDNPPVSVNKRRPINEPMVTGIRAIDGLLTCGVGQRIGIFAAAGSGKTSLMNMLINHAHGDIHIVALIGERGREVIEFIEELKLSPHADKTILVYATSDSPPIERCNAALLATAMAEYFRDLGKQVLLYVDSMTRYARALRDVALAAGELPARRGYPASVFEQLPLLLERPGRVKQGSITAFYTVLLESEEEADPIGDEIRSILDGHIYLSHKLAGRGHYPAIDILHSISRVFQKVTTPEHRRFAVDIRENLSRLEQIKLYLELGEYQRGESQENDHALDKQQDINHFLQQNMDESEGFEEILAQLHHLAS; the protein is encoded by the coding sequence ATGAAAATTTTTGACGTTTGCGCACATCCTGTGCGCATTCATGGATGCTTGATTGAAGCCCCATTGAATGGCGTATTTATTGGCGAGATTTGCTTTATTGAGCAGTCATTGGCACAGCCAAAAATTATCGCCAAAGCGCAAGTGATAGGCTTCAAAGAGGGGCTAACGGTGCTGAGCCTAATTGGTCGTGCTCAGGGCTTCACCCGTGAAGTGGTTATTCGTCCAAGTGGCTACCCGTTTGTATTCCAAATGGGGGAGCACCTTGTGGGGAATATTTTTAATGCCGCAGGGGAATTAGAAGGCGCATTAAGCCAGAAAAACAGCGAAATCACTCAGTTAAAAACCAAACTGCAACGCATTGATAATCCTCCGGTAAGTGTAAATAAACGCCGTCCAATCAATGAACCGATGGTTACGGGAATTCGTGCTATTGATGGATTGTTGACGTGCGGGGTAGGCCAGCGCATCGGTATTTTTGCAGCCGCGGGTAGCGGCAAAACCTCATTAATGAACATGCTGATCAATCATGCTCACGGGGATATTCATATCGTGGCATTGATTGGTGAGCGTGGGCGAGAGGTGATTGAATTTATTGAAGAACTGAAACTGTCCCCCCATGCGGATAAAACCATTCTTGTGTATGCCACCTCTGACAGCCCGCCGATTGAGCGCTGTAATGCCGCCTTGTTGGCGACGGCGATGGCGGAATATTTCCGTGATTTAGGTAAGCAAGTTTTATTGTATGTCGATTCGATGACCCGTTATGCAAGGGCATTACGCGATGTGGCTCTTGCGGCAGGGGAACTCCCCGCACGTCGTGGTTATCCCGCCTCTGTTTTCGAACAACTCCCGTTATTACTCGAACGCCCAGGGCGCGTAAAACAGGGTTCAATTACTGCGTTTTACACCGTGCTATTAGAGAGCGAGGAAGAAGCCGACCCTATCGGAGATGAGATTCGCTCTATTTTGGATGGGCACATTTACCTCAGTCACAAACTTGCAGGACGAGGACATTATCCTGCGATTGATATTTTGCACAGTATTAGCCGTGTTTTTCAGAAGGTAACAACGCCGGAACATCGCCGATTTGCTGTCGATATTCGTGAAAATTTATCTCGCTTAGAGCAGATCAAGTTGTACCTCGAATTGGGGGAATACCAGCGAGGTGAAAGCCAAGAAAATGACCATGCGTTAGATAAACAGCAGGATATCAATCATTTCTTACAACAAAACATGGATGAATCAGAGGGCTTTGAGGAGATATTAGCCCAATTACACCATTTGGCATCCTGA
- a CDS encoding type III secretion protein: MSTIKSLPNESKFNSMMEGKSASLGFHHQQYDQQKPGFQKEGGQQHSVKKAAQDIVQKKLTQVSGNKIKPKKPVEELAIPVLLNLPTPIQHIYSGGKVAFLSAEYGSDKKNSEANHSLTAQSDSSLSQTVSEGDIPPSTFNANVGAVSIGQLVDTKTVKTKTMEQKAARFLSDNPASAKQTQWMDIPLVQQTETVEMATLKSPLLDGQSNIVDKTPPSSEPVMQNQPVPNEHLAAQYFPDMENLNIEKSFVIQSDEMDIAKSILTQVHAEMGEKSLAVIPQISTSQTPASQTSASQASAHIQQASSMVSKVAELMAASEVESSKTVPSRTLSYTFSQWQNAPTVSFALASASKDQVVASTLSHEVQQVLQDNQHLWTGEQKMVIRREEHEGQQRQQRQRQQQHQQDEES, encoded by the coding sequence ATGTCGACAATAAAATCATTGCCTAATGAAAGTAAATTTAATTCCATGATGGAAGGTAAAAGTGCGTCGCTAGGTTTTCATCATCAACAATATGATCAGCAAAAACCGGGTTTTCAAAAGGAAGGCGGGCAACAGCATTCAGTAAAAAAAGCCGCTCAGGATATTGTTCAGAAAAAACTGACTCAAGTGTCTGGCAATAAAATAAAGCCCAAAAAACCAGTAGAAGAGTTGGCAATACCCGTTCTGTTGAACTTGCCGACGCCAATCCAGCACATTTACTCTGGTGGGAAAGTGGCATTTCTCTCTGCAGAATATGGCTCAGATAAAAAAAATAGTGAAGCGAATCATTCGTTAACGGCACAATCCGATAGCTCACTAAGTCAAACGGTGAGTGAAGGCGATATTCCACCGAGCACTTTTAACGCCAATGTTGGAGCGGTATCGATTGGTCAATTGGTTGACACGAAAACCGTTAAAACAAAAACAATGGAACAAAAAGCGGCTCGATTTTTGTCAGATAACCCGGCAAGTGCAAAGCAAACTCAATGGATGGATATTCCATTAGTGCAGCAGACTGAAACTGTGGAAATGGCGACATTGAAATCGCCTCTGCTTGATGGTCAATCAAACATAGTGGATAAAACGCCACCTTCGTCTGAACCTGTTATGCAAAATCAGCCGGTGCCAAATGAGCATTTGGCAGCTCAATATTTTCCCGACATGGAAAACCTCAACATTGAAAAATCATTTGTGATTCAATCGGATGAAATGGATATAGCCAAGAGCATCTTAACGCAAGTGCACGCAGAAATGGGGGAGAAATCACTGGCTGTGATACCCCAAATCTCGACTTCTCAAACTCCAGCTTCCCAAACATCAGCGTCTCAAGCCTCAGCACATATACAGCAAGCCTCTTCAATGGTCAGTAAGGTCGCTGAACTGATGGCAGCTTCCGAGGTTGAAAGTTCTAAAACAGTGCCTTCACGTACTCTGAGCTACACCTTTAGCCAATGGCAAAATGCACCAACGGTCTCTTTTGCTTTAGCGAGCGCCAGTAAAGATCAGGTGGTGGCATCAACGCTAAGCCATGAAGTTCAGCAGGTTTTGCAAGACAACCAGCATCTATGGACAGGCGAGCAAAAAATGGTGATCCGACGTGAAGAACATGAAGGTCAACAGCGTCAACAGCGTCAACGGCAGCAACAGCATCAGCAAGACGAGGAATCCTAA
- a CDS encoding FliM/FliN family flagellar motor switch protein — translation MLNICRISHREKQVREWQQRFQWDLDIHTPKVGERYFQVTLHSKTQKIQVLVNAEEWCRYRWPKLAHYAWNLLDTKSLCKVFTYENTGKTFFSEQFRCHCVEIIDDEQLQQPWLTVKEKKLGIVLLAEPIEGLTERKAQNGIAEQLKLQADWILGYSHISRKTLQSIALGDVLRIQQLQLDMTVAGRVLAHFQKQQEGIFMIEQLMTADDEQIASVVEEEFVDETVRPFNLQDITVKLTFVLGHSDISVEELNSLQPGAIYSIGENKEREVKVYANKQLIAEGELTYIGDSDELGLEIKRLVSLGDKRL, via the coding sequence ATGCTAAATATTTGTCGAATTAGCCACCGAGAAAAGCAGGTGAGAGAGTGGCAGCAGCGTTTTCAATGGGACTTAGACATACATACTCCCAAGGTGGGAGAACGCTATTTTCAAGTCACCCTACACAGTAAAACGCAGAAAATCCAAGTGCTAGTGAATGCTGAAGAATGGTGCCGTTACCGCTGGCCTAAATTGGCTCACTATGCATGGAATCTCTTAGATACCAAAAGCTTATGTAAAGTTTTTACTTATGAAAATACCGGAAAGACGTTTTTCTCCGAGCAATTCCGTTGTCATTGTGTCGAGATTATTGATGATGAACAGCTTCAGCAACCTTGGTTAACTGTGAAAGAAAAAAAACTTGGCATTGTATTGCTAGCTGAGCCTATTGAAGGGCTAACTGAGCGTAAGGCGCAAAACGGGATAGCCGAGCAGCTTAAGCTGCAAGCCGACTGGATTTTAGGTTATAGCCATATCAGTCGTAAAACTTTGCAGTCTATCGCGCTTGGCGATGTGCTGCGTATTCAGCAATTGCAATTAGACATGACCGTTGCAGGGCGTGTATTGGCCCATTTTCAAAAACAACAAGAAGGCATTTTTATGATTGAACAGTTAATGACAGCAGATGACGAACAAATAGCTTCCGTGGTGGAAGAGGAGTTTGTCGATGAAACTGTTCGTCCTTTTAATTTGCAGGACATTACAGTCAAATTGACCTTTGTATTGGGTCATTCAGACATCAGTGTAGAGGAATTGAATTCGCTCCAGCCGGGGGCAATCTACTCAATTGGTGAAAACAAAGAGCGTGAAGTGAAGGTGTATGCGAACAAACAACTGATCGCGGAAGGTGAGTTGACCTATATTGGTGATAGTGACGAATTAGGCTTAGAAATTAAGCGATTGGTAAGCTTAGGCGATAAAAGGTTATAA
- a CDS encoding EscR/YscR/HrcR family type III secretion system export apparatus protein has protein sequence MPTVPNEIPLLVLIAFSTLLPFIIAAGTCYLKISIVLIMVRNAMGVQQVPSTMALNGIALLLSIFVMMPVLQDVNNYMRHESVDFSNVESIDNFVDNGLGRYKDYLVKYSDPQLVNFFESIQQGKTEAEVQEEQAAPTLFSLLPAYALSEIKSAFEIGFYIYLPFVVIDLVISSILLALGMMMMSPVTISVPVKLILFVAIDGWSLISKGLVMQYFELAQH, from the coding sequence ATGCCAACAGTACCGAATGAAATTCCTTTATTAGTTCTGATCGCGTTTTCCACGCTACTCCCTTTTATCATTGCGGCAGGCACGTGCTATCTGAAAATTTCGATTGTACTAATCATGGTTCGAAATGCGATGGGGGTGCAGCAAGTGCCTTCAACAATGGCATTAAATGGTATTGCTTTGCTGCTGTCCATTTTTGTCATGATGCCGGTACTGCAAGATGTGAACAATTATATGCGTCACGAAAGCGTGGACTTTAGTAATGTGGAATCCATCGACAACTTCGTTGATAACGGGCTAGGGCGTTATAAAGATTACTTAGTTAAATATTCTGATCCTCAATTAGTGAATTTTTTCGAGTCTATTCAGCAGGGTAAAACGGAAGCCGAGGTGCAAGAAGAGCAAGCGGCACCAACGCTGTTTTCATTACTGCCAGCCTACGCATTGAGCGAAATTAAATCCGCGTTTGAAATTGGTTTTTATATCTATTTACCGTTTGTGGTTATCGACTTGGTGATCTCAAGCATTCTGTTGGCGCTCGGTATGATGATGATGAGTCCCGTGACTATCTCAGTGCCAGTGAAATTGATTCTGTTTGTGGCAATAGATGGATGGTCACTGATTTCGAAAGGGCTGGTGATGCAATATTTCGAACTCGCACAGCATTGA
- the sctS gene encoding type III secretion system export apparatus subunit SctS, translated as MDSIIYVSNKAMLLIVILSAIPVIVATVVGLLVGLLQTVTQLQEQTLPFGIKLLAVFGSLFMISGWLADKVMNYAIEVMTTALPAIGLLG; from the coding sequence ATGGATTCAATCATTTATGTCAGTAATAAAGCGATGTTGTTGATCGTCATACTGTCGGCTATTCCTGTGATTGTGGCGACGGTAGTGGGGCTGTTAGTGGGGCTTTTGCAAACCGTGACTCAGCTTCAGGAACAGACATTACCTTTTGGTATCAAGTTATTAGCGGTGTTTGGTTCCTTATTTATGATTTCAGGCTGGCTGGCGGATAAAGTGATGAATTACGCCATTGAAGTGATGACTACGGCGTTGCCAGCCATAGGATTATTGGGATGA
- the sctT gene encoding type III secretion system export apparatus subunit SctT, with amino-acid sequence MNQEMLGLAASLYFNFQQGLVKIAFAWLRIAPVMFFLPFLSNKLLNGGIIKNCVVAYLALGMWPYLTAREINWDEISLSEVFIYEISIGIVLALILGLPFMIANVIGELIDTQRGETISSIVDPASGTEASELAVFISYIVCMVFLAQGGMYQLANVFAQSYQLLPFAHGFTSFNSLPLGEWINKAVVNGVILTAPIIVTLFISEVALGLYSRFCPQLNAFSLSLAIKSIIAFIVFLLYFQNEVPDILVNMISISPLKTIFYSS; translated from the coding sequence ATGAATCAGGAGATGCTTGGGCTAGCGGCATCCTTGTATTTTAATTTCCAGCAAGGGTTAGTGAAAATCGCGTTTGCGTGGTTGCGTATTGCCCCTGTCATGTTTTTTTTGCCTTTTTTGAGTAACAAATTACTCAATGGTGGGATCATTAAAAACTGTGTCGTTGCGTATTTGGCGTTAGGAATGTGGCCTTATCTTACCGCTCGCGAAATAAATTGGGATGAAATCAGTCTCAGTGAGGTTTTTATTTACGAAATCAGTATTGGCATTGTATTGGCGCTGATTTTAGGGCTGCCATTTATGATTGCCAATGTTATCGGCGAGTTGATAGATACCCAGCGGGGAGAAACCATTAGTAGTATTGTAGACCCTGCAAGTGGTACGGAAGCCTCTGAACTGGCAGTGTTTATCAGCTATATCGTGTGTATGGTGTTCTTAGCGCAAGGGGGGATGTATCAACTTGCTAACGTATTTGCACAAAGCTACCAATTATTACCCTTTGCCCATGGGTTTACTTCATTCAATAGTTTGCCGTTAGGGGAATGGATAAATAAGGCAGTAGTGAATGGCGTGATATTAACGGCACCGATTATTGTGACACTCTTTATTTCGGAAGTCGCACTCGGGTTATATTCCCGTTTTTGTCCACAATTAAATGCATTTTCATTATCTTTGGCAATTAAGTCGATTATCGCTTTTATTGTGTTTTTACTTTACTTCCAAAATGAAGTTCCGGATATATTGGTTAATATGATTTCGATATCGCCATTAAAAACTATTTTTTATTCATCTTAA